Proteins found in one Paenibacillus sp. genomic segment:
- a CDS encoding ATP-dependent Clp protease ATP-binding subunit, whose product MMFGRFTERAQKVLALAQEEAVRLGHNNIGTEHILLGLIREGDGIAAKALIGLGLGLEKIQDEVEALIGRGQEQPTNIAYTPRAKKVIELSMDEARKLGHTYVGTEHILLGLIREGEGVAARVLNNLGVSLNKARQQVLQLLGSSEASSGSHSGTPANVNTPTLDSLARDLTAVAKEGNLDPVIGRAKEIERVIQVLSRRTKNNPVLIGEPGVGKTAVAEGLAQRIVANEIPETLRDKRVMTLDMGSVVAGTKYRGEFEDRLKKIMDEIRQAGNIILFIDELHTLIGAGGAEGAIDASNILKPALARGELQCIGATTLDEYRKYIEKDAALERRFQPITVDEPTVDEAILILRGLRDRYEAHHRVKITDEALEQAVRLSDRYISDRFLPDKAIDLIDEAGSKVRLRTYTVPPNLKQLESRLEDIRKEKDAAVQSQEFEKAAALRDTEQKLRDELEETKNEWKEKQGRTDSEVTPDDIAQVVASWTGIPVVKLAEEETERLLKMEEILHNRVIGQDEAVKSISRAVRRSRAGLKDPKRPMGSFIFLGPTGVGKTELARALAEAMFGDENAVIRIDMSEYMEKHSTSRLVGAPPGYVGYEEGGQLTEKVRRKPYSVVLLDEIEKAHPEVFNILLQVLEDGRLTDSKGRTVDFRNTLIIMTSNVGADTIKKGATLGFTAGDAAAQTKNQYEAMREKVLGELKKSFRPEFLNRIDEAIVFHPLDETHIAQIVSLMSEELRKRLKQQEIDFSLTDSAKKFLAKEGYDPTYGARPLRRAIQKHIEDRLSEELLRGTIKKGDTVLIDEKDGELTVHSEVTQK is encoded by the coding sequence ATGATGTTTGGACGTTTTACGGAACGTGCGCAGAAGGTGCTCGCGCTGGCGCAAGAAGAAGCGGTACGGTTAGGCCATAACAATATCGGGACGGAGCACATCCTGCTCGGGCTCATTCGCGAAGGAGACGGCATCGCCGCCAAGGCGCTGATCGGTCTCGGCCTCGGTCTCGAGAAAATTCAGGACGAAGTGGAGGCGCTCATCGGCCGCGGCCAGGAGCAGCCTACCAATATCGCATATACGCCTCGCGCGAAGAAGGTTATTGAACTGTCGATGGACGAAGCGCGCAAGCTGGGGCATACGTACGTCGGCACGGAACATATTCTGCTCGGTCTCATCCGCGAGGGCGAGGGCGTGGCGGCGCGCGTGCTGAACAACCTCGGCGTCAGCCTGAACAAGGCGCGCCAGCAGGTGCTGCAGCTGCTCGGCAGCAGCGAAGCGTCGTCCGGCAGCCACAGCGGCACGCCGGCGAACGTCAACACGCCGACGCTCGATTCCCTGGCGCGCGATTTGACGGCGGTCGCGAAGGAAGGCAACCTCGACCCGGTCATCGGCCGCGCGAAAGAAATCGAGCGCGTCATCCAGGTGCTCAGCCGCCGGACGAAAAACAATCCGGTGCTCATCGGCGAGCCGGGCGTCGGCAAGACGGCCGTCGCGGAAGGTCTCGCCCAGCGCATCGTGGCGAACGAAATTCCGGAGACGCTGCGCGACAAGCGCGTCATGACGCTCGATATGGGCTCCGTCGTGGCGGGCACGAAATACCGCGGCGAATTCGAAGATCGCCTGAAGAAAATCATGGATGAGATCCGCCAAGCGGGCAACATCATCCTGTTCATCGACGAGCTGCACACGCTCATCGGCGCGGGCGGCGCGGAAGGCGCGATCGACGCGTCGAACATCCTGAAGCCGGCGCTGGCGCGCGGCGAGCTGCAGTGCATCGGCGCGACGACGCTCGACGAGTACCGCAAGTACATCGAGAAGGACGCCGCGCTCGAGCGCCGCTTCCAGCCGATCACGGTCGACGAGCCGACGGTGGACGAAGCGATCCTGATCCTCCGCGGCCTGCGCGACCGGTACGAAGCGCATCACCGCGTGAAAATTACGGACGAGGCGCTCGAGCAAGCGGTGCGCTTGTCCGATCGCTATATCAGCGACCGGTTCTTGCCGGACAAGGCGATCGACCTGATCGACGAGGCGGGCTCGAAGGTGCGCCTGCGCACGTACACGGTTCCGCCGAATTTGAAGCAGCTCGAATCGCGTCTCGAAGACATCCGCAAGGAGAAGGACGCCGCGGTGCAGAGCCAAGAGTTCGAGAAGGCGGCCGCGCTCCGCGACACGGAGCAGAAGCTGCGCGACGAGCTCGAGGAAACGAAGAACGAGTGGAAAGAGAAGCAAGGCCGCACGGACTCCGAAGTGACGCCGGACGATATCGCCCAGGTCGTCGCGAGCTGGACCGGCATTCCGGTCGTCAAGCTCGCCGAAGAAGAAACCGAACGCCTGCTGAAAATGGAAGAGATCCTGCATAACCGCGTCATCGGCCAAGACGAAGCGGTCAAGTCGATCTCCCGCGCCGTCCGCCGCTCCCGCGCAGGCCTTAAGGATCCGAAGCGCCCGATGGGCTCCTTCATCTTCCTCGGCCCGACGGGCGTCGGCAAAACGGAGCTCGCCCGCGCGCTCGCGGAAGCGATGTTCGGCGACGAGAACGCCGTCATCCGCATCGACATGTCGGAGTACATGGAGAAGCACTCCACGTCCCGTCTCGTAGGGGCGCCTCCGGGATACGTCGGTTACGAAGAAGGCGGCCAGCTGACGGAGAAGGTGCGCCGGAAGCCGTACAGCGTCGTCCTGCTCGACGAAATCGAGAAGGCGCATCCGGAAGTGTTCAACATCCTGCTTCAGGTGCTGGAAGACGGACGGCTGACGGACTCCAAAGGCCGCACGGTCGACTTCCGCAACACCTTGATCATCATGACGTCGAACGTCGGCGCGGATACGATCAAGAAAGGCGCGACGCTCGGCTTCACGGCCGGCGACGCGGCAGCGCAGACGAAGAACCAATACGAAGCGATGCGCGAGAAGGTGCTCGGCGAGCTCAAGAAGAGCTTCCGTCCGGAGTTCCTGAACCGGATCGACGAAGCGATCGTGTTCCACCCGCTCGACGAAACGCACATCGCCCAAATCGTCTCGCTCATGTCCGAAGAGCTGCGGAAGCGCCTGAAGCAGCAGGAGATCGACTTCTCGCTGACGGACTCGGCGAAGAAGTTTCTCGCGAAGGAAGGCTACGACCCGACGTACGGCGCGCGTCCGTTGCGCCGCGCGATCCAAAAGCACATCGAGGATCGCCTGTCGGAGGAGCTGCTCCGCGGCACGATCAAGAAAGGCGACACCGTCCTCATCGACGAGAAGGACGGCGAGCTGACGGTGCACAGCGAGGTTACGCAGAAGTAA
- a CDS encoding S-layer homology domain-containing protein — MGRRLLPKFARRFAIGLCLTAVCGGAAFVAYADTSFAVTDEPVASKAGEGTYISGEHMVWYEEDGKGRQNIFYRNLSTGVEKQVTNYPSMKDLPRVTVTSSGEVVVVWIDKKYLGSGSGMWDVLAYYMNSQEEVKLSSVIAPHVGLSVSGDHVAWYQTWKGEMYAYDLSARKETPLGLGTKPTVVNGNIAFITGDGDIALHHLITGETKSLVDLPYHLYPAELTYNGKQVLWKESDLDNRTKYVLLDPSDAGAAPVDLTTKSKKEVEYPNLYLGDGHAAWVEWNAGTPRLTGVDLTAKQTYEVARGDHVIHTVSFAGDRLIMKAADGRLVARSLEMSAPAPAERTEGESRDRDSLSATTERKAEASPVRAGPMGAVLTSKDGTARLVIPAGALESEVEARFEMDAVIQAPNEAKTELGVKRGATLAWRVDLDGRTLPKDKPAELALKFDGLRWSEEEREKMSIYRWEAEAKEWKRIGGTADAETFEIRASLTRSGTYAAFVYDVAFSDTVGHWAERPVEILAALEIVNGMEATRFAPDATLTRAQFTKMLLGAMGIEPETDGGQSFTDVAASHWAAPWVNAAARAGIVQGSNGTFDPESALTREQMVAMLVRALERQRPISERESHLPFDDASAISDWARTSAATAAALGLIQGRDGKFLPHASSTRAEAATVMYRLLRVAGDL, encoded by the coding sequence ATGGGTAGAAGGTTGTTGCCGAAGTTCGCACGAAGGTTCGCGATTGGCTTGTGTTTAACGGCAGTGTGTGGGGGCGCCGCTTTCGTCGCGTACGCGGACACTTCGTTCGCGGTTACGGACGAGCCGGTCGCGAGCAAGGCGGGGGAAGGCACGTACATCTCGGGCGAGCACATGGTGTGGTACGAGGAGGACGGAAAGGGACGCCAAAATATTTTCTATCGGAATTTATCCACCGGGGTGGAGAAACAAGTTACAAACTACCCGTCCATGAAGGATTTGCCGCGCGTGACGGTCACCTCGTCGGGCGAGGTCGTCGTCGTATGGATCGACAAGAAGTATCTGGGTTCCGGTTCGGGGATGTGGGATGTGCTCGCGTATTATATGAATTCGCAAGAGGAAGTAAAGTTGTCTTCGGTCATTGCGCCGCACGTCGGCCTCAGCGTGTCGGGGGATCATGTCGCATGGTATCAGACGTGGAAGGGCGAGATGTACGCTTACGATTTATCGGCAAGGAAGGAAACGCCGCTCGGTCTTGGTACCAAGCCTACGGTCGTGAACGGAAATATCGCTTTTATTACCGGCGACGGAGATATCGCCTTGCATCACTTGATAACCGGGGAAACGAAGAGTTTAGTAGATCTTCCATATCACTTGTATCCTGCCGAGTTGACTTATAACGGAAAGCAGGTGCTATGGAAGGAAAGCGATCTCGACAACCGCACCAAGTATGTCCTCCTGGATCCAAGCGATGCGGGCGCCGCGCCGGTCGACTTGACGACAAAGTCGAAAAAGGAAGTGGAGTACCCGAATCTGTACCTCGGCGACGGACATGCGGCTTGGGTGGAGTGGAATGCCGGAACGCCCCGACTAACGGGCGTCGATCTGACGGCGAAACAAACCTATGAAGTTGCGCGCGGGGATCATGTCATTCATACGGTGTCTTTCGCGGGAGACCGTCTGATTATGAAGGCGGCCGATGGGCGGCTGGTGGCGCGTTCGCTGGAAATGTCGGCACCCGCTCCTGCCGAGAGGACCGAAGGCGAGAGCAGGGACCGCGATTCGCTGTCCGCGACAACGGAACGGAAGGCGGAGGCGTCGCCGGTGCGGGCGGGACCGATGGGGGCTGTGCTTACGTCGAAGGACGGAACGGCCCGGCTGGTTATTCCGGCCGGTGCTCTGGAATCGGAGGTCGAGGCTCGCTTCGAAATGGATGCCGTTATACAAGCGCCGAACGAAGCGAAGACCGAGCTCGGGGTGAAACGCGGGGCGACCCTCGCGTGGCGTGTCGATTTGGACGGGCGAACGCTGCCGAAGGACAAGCCTGCGGAGTTGGCGCTCAAGTTCGACGGGCTGCGCTGGTCGGAGGAAGAGCGGGAAAAGATGTCGATTTATAGATGGGAAGCGGAGGCCAAAGAGTGGAAGCGGATCGGCGGAACGGCGGATGCCGAAACATTCGAAATTCGAGCATCGCTCACGAGGTCCGGCACATACGCGGCATTCGTCTACGACGTCGCCTTCTCCGATACGGTCGGACACTGGGCGGAACGTCCCGTCGAAATATTGGCTGCGTTAGAAATCGTGAACGGTATGGAAGCGACTCGGTTCGCGCCGGACGCGACGCTGACGCGAGCGCAGTTTACGAAAATGCTGCTTGGCGCAATGGGCATTGAGCCGGAGACGGACGGGGGCCAGTCGTTCACCGACGTCGCCGCCTCGCACTGGGCGGCTCCTTGGGTCAATGCCGCCGCTCGCGCCGGAATCGTGCAAGGGTCGAACGGCACATTTGATCCGGAAAGCGCCTTGACGCGGGAGCAGATGGTGGCGATGCTCGTGCGGGCGCTGGAACGGCAGCGGCCGATATCGGAGCGCGAATCGCATTTGCCTTTCGACGACGCGTCGGCGATCAGCGACTGGGCGAGAACTTCCGCTGCGACGGCTGCAGCGCTCGGGTTGATCCAAGGCAGGGACGGCAAGTTCTTGCCGCATGCGTCGTCTACCCGCGCCGAGGCGGCGACGGTCATGTACCGCCTGCTCCGGGTGGCGGGCGACTTGTAG